The genomic stretch atAACTGAGCACTTGTATTGCTGTATTGTATGCCATTATCTctgaacatactgtattatgCAGGTGCTTCGGCTATGGATAATAATAGTGTACTTCAAACAGTTATTGACTCAATatcatttgtttttatgtttcagGAACATATTTGAGTCCATGTCAGCAATTTTTCTGGTCAATACTTCAAGTTCTGAATGCAGCACAGTGATATTGTCGAGTCATTTCTGTATGTACCgcatgtgtgttgtgtgatTAACCATACTTGTAATTGCAATATTCTGTATGGGATCCATAAACTGTATTGTAAATGaacacaggtttttttttaaattattattatgattagtcTGACATTGACctattttacaattttcactGTTGGATTTAGGACAATATATTTCAAATGGTACCGGTGTTCcccaacattttttgtcttgtgtaccccCGGAACCTTTTTGTCATAACATAgagtaccccctcactcatacGTGTTGATAATTCACGTTCCATTTTATTGCGTACCACTAGGTGTATGCGTacccctggttgggaatcactgtaGTACACTACAGCAGTGATCCCCCTGATCAACCCCCtggcagaaagaaaaaataatttccattatgttttattttgaaaagtggccggattgcTAACTTTCTCtttactactactgtatttttagcatttttctttcacctcatatttggtgtcaaatgctgatactatgcgggaatgcataaaggtaagttttgatgacttattgagtgctaatgtgcacatttgtctcaagttaattcatgctagcacactgccttgtaccacacgtcaaacagcgatgtaataatctctctggaaacacttgaactggtggatggtgggtcggcattctttttgtgcttttaatgtgatgttattcatgtcttagttttacacaatacatcataaataagataaattagatagctataatgtacgaaataCCCCCcatacccccacccccaccagtccgcgggagatttgtgggaacacaagccggtccgtgggtcaaaaaaggttgcatATACAGCATCGTATTGCCTGTATATTGTTGTGATTACTTTTGGGAAGTGGCACCTTGTTAATAAAATGAACGCAAACAACAAACTGTAAGCAGTGAGATTGTATTATTTGTGTTACACTAATACATTCGTTCCTTAATGTACATATTGATACATTCTTGTACGCTCTGGTAAAGGTTATGATCTCTTGTactgcattttaaaatgtagtgGTGTCTTTGGCCTTCAGCATCTCCATCATACACACACTTTGAGTGGCTTTATACAGTGTGATACATAACTTCttttaaacacttactgtaaTAGAATATGATGAATCCCCGGTCAATAACACTTCATTATaacatgcatatactgtaagagTAATATGGCCTTTCCAATCCAGTCCTTGAGTAATCCAGAGTATTTACAGTAGAAGTACATAGACACTATAAAAATGactaactaaaatataaatgcacTTATTTATCTCTtcataagaaaataaaagtgaCCATAAAGCTAGTTCTCTTCCAAACCCACACATAGCACTACAGACCGAGTATTCACATTGTAAGGCCATTATGAGTAATGTAATTCAACATTAAACCTGAAAATGAGAACTGGATGTTCTTTATAGCATTgcaacaaaataatattaaaatgatagaaaaataaaaatttccTCATCACTAATCAGTGCAGAGTCTTATCATATGTAGGAAGGCGTCTCCTGTCCGGTGAGCAGTCTGAACATCACAGCAGGCATCGTCTTCATCTTGATCTGGTACACATTTAGACAATCATGTGTTCATTTGGACGGAGACACACTCATCTTTGCATCACTTTAATCCAGGCATGCTTTAAGACACCAGACAATAGACACCAGTGGCAAAAAGGATTTTTGAGATTTATAACGAGAGAACATGGGAAGATGCACAAAAACGACAACAAATCATAGAGTAGATATTTTGAATGAATAAATCTAATAATTAGTCTAAGCAGTGAAGTGATCACTTCTTGGAATGCAGTTATTATCTTAGTGCAAAGACAGAAAACAGGGAGGGGAAACAGTTATTGTACACTGGGCTGATGAGAATCTCTTACCTCGCCCACAGACACGGACAGTGTTTGTACGATCTTCTCATGTGCCATGGCGACCACGCTTTGACCGTTTATTTCAATGATTCTGTGTCCAACGCGGACGCCGCCTCTCTCAGCGATGCCCCCTCTCATCAGGCTGCAGATCTAAAATTGAGAAAACGCACCGAATcagtaaaaacacatttaacatGACGTTAATTTGACACTCACGATGCCATTTTGAACACTGAAACCAAGCTGGAATTTAAGATCAGGCCGCTTGATGAGGACAGTGGTGACAGGTGGGCAGCTCACGATACTTAGCTTCACTTGTAGCTGATTCTTCAGTCCCTGGAAGATAatgcacatacacatacaaaggggtattaggtttaaaaaaaaaattggttgaAAATTTTTAACTGGTAAAGTGCTTAAAACGCATGATAATCAgtcaattaattgattattcGAAATATGGTCAATTATGTGGAGTTGATTAATTGTGTCTTCAAGCAtcaatcttctatgccgcttatcctcattagggtctcgggggtatgctggagcctatcccagccggcTCATGGGATTTATGACTGGTAGCCagtcaatcgcaaggcacatatagacttaCAACGATGCTCacattcatgcatgtttttggaatgttggaggaaccggagtacctggagaaaacccacgcacggggagaacatgcaaactccacacagagatgcccaacggagatttgaaccgatctccggactgtgtggccaacatgctaaccactaggctaccGCGTGGCCCGTGGCTTGAagctgctgaggcaaaatgagtgCATTACGTGGCTGCAACCATTTGATTCAGTCTGACTCCGAGTCATCGAGTATTTTAGTGGTGCGTACATAAACATTTTATGcatgaaatgtgtttaataagtgtgtgaagcaTATTTATGGCTTCAATCTGGATGTAGGTTGTTGCAGAGATGGGGAGGactctggagctgaatctaatctaataacaacattcacttttattgcaaatgttgatccaaaattggaggaaAACAGAGCAAGCCATGTCAAAATAGGCATCTCAATTACTCAATTATTTGTGGGTGGTCTCGGAAGGTAACCCCCCCACAAATAGAGATGAGATGAACATTTGATGTCTTCTGAAAACCCCCCCAGTGATATCCGCTCATGTAAGAGATAATGGATGATGCAGTTTAGTAGGGATGTCATGACATCTCGTGTGACGGGAACTTGCGAGATTACAACATGACAATATTTTGTTTAAAGAAATGCTGTCtcgcaagaacagggcagccaatcagacgctaaccaaggttcttcTGTAAGAGAACGTCAGCTGTGTGAACCACCACACTACAAAGGTCCCAAATGTCAACATACGTAGGAGTGTTGTACCTTGATGATACCCTGACAGGTGGCCAGAGGCAGCCCGACGAGGCTGGTGTTGTTGATGGACATAATCTGATCGCCGACGCTGAGTTTTCCAGAGCgagctgccgggccgctgttcAGCATACCAGCGAGGATGACGGTGGGCAGAATGGAGCCCCACCCGGACTCAACAATCACAACCCCGAGGTTCTCTCCTTTGTGCTTCTCCACGCACAACTACGACACACAAGATGTGTTTACATATTTCAGCACACTGAGGTTTGACACTTCATGAGCGTCTCCTTCGGCACACCTCTTTACAGTTGTCTGAGTTTGAGAAATGGACAAGGTCGTCGTGGTACATTTCCTGGGAGTTGATGATGTCGCTGTATTGTTTCTGGCTTAAGTCTGTGGGATTGATGCCGTTGGCTCGCAGGAACTCTCTGTAGGCCACACTGAACGCCTGACCAATGGACTGTGCGATGAGCTGGGCCTGTGAGGAGTGGAAAACAACTACTCAGCAAAAAGAATATCACAGCAactaaaacagaaaaacagacaGGAAGTCAAAATGGAAGAACACGTGATGTTGTAGCTATAACGGCTTCTGGGAAGGCTTTGAGCAAGATGTTGGATTTTTGTCCATTCCTCCAGAAAAGCATTTGTGTGGCTCACAATCACTGTTCTCGTCCACCCTGAAGGTGTTTGATGACACTGGGGGGGTCTTTCACACTAAACTCATTCAAGCAGACCAGAAAAGGACCTTctccaaactgttcccacaaagtcacaaacatacaattgtccaaaagtTTCCTAAAGAACTAAGAGGTGTGTCCATTTAGTGTCATACTTACATCCTCTGACTCAAAGACGTAGCAGATCATCCCACACTGACTATTTCCTTCACTGCTAGAATCCGGAGGTTCAGAGAAATCCTCCGGCGTTGACGCCTGAGACAAGCGTCTGCGCGCCATCAGAACCACAATGCTGCCTATGTCAGCGATATAGGAAATGGTACGCAAGGTGCTGTCCATCATTGTCTCCTGCACGGACAAAAAGTATGAATGTTCTCTTTTAAGCATGATTCCCAATGACACACATACTGTCACTCTCACCTGTGTGTCGGCGTTGAGCACTTTAACAGCTTTAGTGGAGATAAACAGGTCCACTTCTGTCATCATTTGGGATTCTTCATCTTGGCTCTTTTCGCGTGAATAAAAAAAGGAGCGTCAGTTTGCGTGAGAAAGATATCGATGAAACACCGCCATCATGTggtaaagacataaaaatgcaGCATGTCGCTTTAAAAATACTATTTTCAGTGAACTAATTATACTCTAAATCAGTGGTTCGCAACCTTTTTTCAGTGAAGTGCCCCCCTgtggaatatttttttcagcTAAGTACACCCTAACCAGAGAAAAGTATATTTTtggtcaaagaaaaaaaaaaagatgtaccaTCAGTATCTGATCTATTACTGTTCAAAACAGTGTTcttaaaacatttgcaaataaaaatacatttacttaaatgtaaatttaaGGGGACATTCTGTCTCTCTGACTTACAATAAAGCCGCCATAAAATTGTGGACAGTTCATACctttgtaagggggtaaacttaaaaaaaaaacagcaggggatcaaatacggTAATACATTTTCCCCATACATATTTTTAGAGTGCCTTCTACGAGGGGCACCGTATGAGGAAAGGTTAGGACAATCCCTGGCCTAAAAAATGAAGACATGGTGATGACAACTTCACAGCGGGCGCCCAATGTGACTGGTCTCCATGGGAATCAGAATCCCGGGAGGCACCCCTGCCATCAAATGCTAGAACCACTATTCAAGAACCACAGCTCTAAATGAAAGCTTCGATATCTCCCCAAAGATGTCACTCACCTTGATACGACTAACGGCTTCATGGGCCTGTGACATGCGGACAGTCTTTGATGGATTCTTATCAGACAGCACTTGAGTGCAGCCAAGGTAGTTTGCAGCAAAGATGATCCCATCAATAAGATCTTCTGGCTCACATGGACCTGGGACTTGGTGACACAGGAAATAAGCTTACACTGTAAGACTTTAACATTTGTCCGAGACTTGAGTAAATTGGGAGTGATTATTCTCAAAGACTTACCGTCTTCAAAACTGGGGAAGGAAGCTGATTCTTGTGTCTTCTTGAAAGAAGAAGTTATTGTTAGATTCCCAAGCAACTTGGTCATATCAGTCGTACAAACAATATGAACATCGTCGACGCCAGGGCTATTCAACTTTTTAAGGGTCTACTAATAGAGAACACTCCTTTCATGGAAAGTCTatatcctaggttcccaaagtggggtatgccAATTATAAtggggggtacgtgaataaaaatgaaaaacaattagcgcctaacactcgcaaggagaacagagcagaaaggtGACAGAgcgtgaagttgttcattgctctgtgtgcatcatatgaacaaatatgtaagtttaatgattattttgtgcattaagagtgtttaatcttgaagatttcatttatactcctgttccaatccccgcacggtgcagcggtgaaaacctgtcactgtgagtggggattccccctaaaatgaggctttatcgttggttgtctgtttgtttgtttttttactgcgGATACTGCTTgtatcgtgattgttaaactttccccttcgaTTTAGTATTAAAATAGTATGCAggcttaaaccatagccattgtgaatggacaaaaaaagcacATATTCAAGCCATTTAAaaggaaggatgccaacatcagactggtataaaagatatgtaggatgattacttatctttttatcagtgctcatgtgaaacttcatcaaaatgtgaccatgcaaaatacacatttttgacctgcagttagaataaaatgtattaaccaatgaattatgttcaatatttcaagtgaattaaaataaaaaggtgtatgttttttgtgtgtgcaggagTAGAGGGTACAGGGCATCAGGTCAAATGGCTGAAGGGGTACACGACTGTAAAAGGTTTGGGAACCACCGGTCTATATCAGAGAGTGCTCAACTGTTTTTAGGAGTCTGCTGCAAAAAATGTTAGTCATTGTAAGTTTTGACCTGAATTTGCAGGGCTGGACTTTTTAATTCtggctaaaataaaataatccagaaagaaaaaaaattattagattACAGTAAGTACAGATCAAATATCATGAATCACTATATCATCATTTTTTCAAGCCAAATAGTATAGACTTTTCCCTAATTTGACAGCAGGATCTGAAAGCATCGTTGTATATTAATGTGAATTTTTTGTTACAATTCATATTAGAACGAAAACCTCTACCTAATTGTTGAAATAGTTTGGATTTGTCCATTTCACTACAGCACTGTGCAAACATCTTAGGCCACCATTAGATTTGATATAACCACCACAAAGAACAGGGGATTCAAATTCAATCGTCGCCAGGAGTGCTTCCGGGTTTCCTGCATGCAAGTTATGAGTCTAGAGTTAACAAAGTGGTTATTTATTATGCtccactagtagtagtagttgccctgtgtATGTCTTATCTACCTGTTGTGtgtgaagttgctgtgtgatgattatAGTGCAACTagttcaaataataataatacaaataatattagaatattattagatattattattatttttaatcataatattagaatattatttctattataataatatgacaTTACATACATAAAGAATTGATACCATAGTGATTGAAATGGTGAAAATAAGTTCCTGGATCTGTGTATCTAATTATGGATAAATATCATTAAGAGTGGTGCCTTAAAAtgggaaatgttaaaaaaacaagtctTCACCTTGGGGGAGCCACTCTCCTCATCTGGAAGGACATTTGGACTCGGAGGCCTCCTTGGCTGCTCTGGCACTTCCACATGCATGACGGCTGTGCTTGGCTTCTTCTCATCCTGCTGTAAACAAACACTAACCTCAGCTAGTGCGATACTATCGCACAAAAGTGAGGGTAACacccacatttcagcaaccattttactACAgagtatcttctcaagggacaatactatagaaaagAAACTTGGATGTACTTAAGGGCAGCGCAATGCTGCAGATAACGGGAATCACGATTTGCTGGCTTAGAATTGAGATTGTGATTCTCTGGGACAATTTtttcatgcacacacaaacaccatgtccAGGGACATGTGCTTATGTTTGAAAGAAATcacactgtttttttattattatcattatcgtcTTGTCCGAGGTAAGGAAGGCAATTAAACTCAATGTGATTGCCTTCAAATCACAGTGGTTGCAGATGGGAATCAAACAATACAAACCTGCTGGAGCTTCTGTGGCTGGTTCTGGCTCTCTTCAGGAGGCCTTGTCTCTTGCTCCAGTGCGTGACGAAGAGGAGG from Dunckerocampus dactyliophorus isolate RoL2022-P2 chromosome 5, RoL_Ddac_1.1, whole genome shotgun sequence encodes the following:
- the apba2a gene encoding amyloid-beta A4 precursor protein-binding family A member 2 isoform X6 encodes the protein MAHGNKPAAPISNLAAATPQLCAGSGPTKPSQEAHIALVREVSAQTSCTLKDDNNDQLTAANHSFFSGEDMEDTCSEYDNVGSDVEQDYDEVLHLNRGAVMDTRYYKQYCPEDGAYLKHAGGKIADDSGSATPHQSTERCDGSQSDTKPRKVGRPFTSRCTAIRREAAEGEEVGKGLENRFFFCDGDEIEEVLDGARFIEDLEEESLENNVPRQLGHYEDDDRIRKGCDERDRENDRGFTRNTKEDRQGKGRGRKTAGQDVGIKGCTTNKNDNRVKTSSKENKKAPMRTKAKSSSGKQHPPPRHSHGQTPINSQKTETPPVTRPSVLTNNQESEPSVIKPSPPLRHALEQETRPPEESQNQPQKLQQQDEKKPSTAVMHVEVPEQPRRPPSPNVLPDEESGSPKTQESASFPSFEDGPCEPEDLIDGIIFAANYLGCTQVLSDKNPSKTVRMSQAHEAVSRIKSQDEESQMMTEVDLFISTKAVKVLNADTQETMMDSTLRTISYIADIGSIVVLMARRRLSQASTPEDFSEPPDSSSEGNSQCGMICYVFESEDAQLIAQSIGQAFSVAYREFLRANGINPTDLSQKQYSDIINSQEMYHDDLVHFSNSDNCKELCVEKHKGENLGVVIVESGWGSILPTVILAGMLNSGPAARSGKLSVGDQIMSINNTSLVGLPLATCQGIIKGLKNQLQVKLSIVSCPPVTTVLIKRPDLKFQLGFSVQNGIICSLMRGGIAERGGVRVGHRIIEINGQSVVAMAHEKIVQTLSVSVGEIKMKTMPAVMFRLLTGQETPSYI
- the apba2a gene encoding amyloid-beta A4 precursor protein-binding family A member 2 isoform X2; its protein translation is MAHGNKPAAPISNLAAATPQLCAGSGPTKPSQEAHIALVREVSAQTSCTLKDDNNDQLTAANHSFFSGEDMEDTCSEYDNVGSDVEQDYDEVLHLNRGAVMDTRYYKQYCPEDGAYLKHAGGKIADDSGSATPHQSTERCDGSQSDTKPRKVGRPFTSRCTAIRREAAEGEEVGKGLENRFFFCDGDEIEEVLDGARFIEDLEEESLENNVPRQLGHYEDDDRIRKGCDERDRENDRGFTRNTKEDRQGKGRGRKTAGQDVGIKGCTTNKNDNRVKTSSKENKKAPMRTKAKSSSGKQHPPPRHSHGQTPINSQKTETPPVTRPSVLTNNQESEPSVIKPSPPLRHALEQETRPPEESQNQPQKLQQDEKKPSTAVMHVEVPEQPRRPPSPNVLPDEESGSPKKTQESASFPSFEDVPGPCEPEDLIDGIIFAANYLGCTQVLSDKNPSKTVRMSQAHEAVSRIKSQDEESQMMTEVDLFISTKAVKVLNADTQETMMDSTLRTISYIADIGSIVVLMARRRLSQASTPEDFSEPPDSSSEGNSQCGMICYVFESEDAQLIAQSIGQAFSVAYREFLRANGINPTDLSQKQYSDIINSQEMYHDDLVHFSNSDNCKELCVEKHKGENLGVVIVESGWGSILPTVILAGMLNSGPAARSGKLSVGDQIMSINNTSLVGLPLATCQGIIKGLKNQLQVKLSIVSCPPVTTVLIKRPDLKFQLGFSVQNGIICSLMRGGIAERGGVRVGHRIIEINGQSVVAMAHEKIVQTLSVSVGEIKMKTMPAVMFRLLTGQETPSYI
- the apba2a gene encoding amyloid-beta A4 precursor protein-binding family A member 2 isoform X4; protein product: MAHGNKPAAPISNLAAATPQLCAGSGPTKPSQEAHIALVREVSAQTSCTLKDDNNDQLTAANHSFFSGEDMEDTCSEYDNVGSDVEQDYDEVLHLNRGAVMDTRYYKQYCPEDGAYLKHAGGKIADDSGSATPHQSTERCDGSQSDTKPRKVGRPFTSRCTAIRREAAEGEEVGKGLENRFFFCDGDEIEEVLDGARFIEDLEEESLENNVPRQLGHYEDDDRIRKGCDERDRENDRGFTRNTKEDRQGKGRGRKTAGQDVGIKGCTTNKNDNRVKTSSKENKKAPMRTKAKSSSGKQHPPPRHSHGQTPINSQKTETPPVTRPSVLTNNQESEPSVIKPSPPLRHALEQETRPPEESQNQPQKLQQQDEKKPSTAVMHVEVPEQPRRPPSPNVLPDEESGSPKKTQESASFPSFEDGPCEPEDLIDGIIFAANYLGCTQVLSDKNPSKTVRMSQAHEAVSRIKSQDEESQMMTEVDLFISTKAVKVLNADTQETMMDSTLRTISYIADIGSIVVLMARRRLSQASTPEDFSEPPDSSSEGNSQCGMICYVFESEDAQLIAQSIGQAFSVAYREFLRANGINPTDLSQKQYSDIINSQEMYHDDLVHFSNSDNCKELCVEKHKGENLGVVIVESGWGSILPTVILAGMLNSGPAARSGKLSVGDQIMSINNTSLVGLPLATCQGIIKGLKNQLQVKLSIVSCPPVTTVLIKRPDLKFQLGFSVQNGIICSLMRGGIAERGGVRVGHRIIEINGQSVVAMAHEKIVQTLSVSVGEIKMKTMPAVMFRLLTGQETPSYI
- the apba2a gene encoding amyloid-beta A4 precursor protein-binding family A member 2 isoform X1 translates to MAHGNKPAAPISNLAAATPQLCAGSGPTKPSQEAHIALVREVSAQTSCTLKDDNNDQLTAANHSFFSGEDMEDTCSEYDNVGSDVEQDYDEVLHLNRGAVMDTRYYKQYCPEDGAYLKHAGGKIADDSGSATPHQSTERCDGSQSDTKPRKVGRPFTSRCTAIRREAAEGEEVGKGLENRFFFCDGDEIEEVLDGARFIEDLEEESLENNVPRQLGHYEDDDRIRKGCDERDRENDRGFTRNTKEDRQGKGRGRKTAGQDVGIKGCTTNKNDNRVKTSSKENKKAPMRTKAKSSSGKQHPPPRHSHGQTPINSQKTETPPVTRPSVLTNNQESEPSVIKPSPPLRHALEQETRPPEESQNQPQKLQQQDEKKPSTAVMHVEVPEQPRRPPSPNVLPDEESGSPKKTQESASFPSFEDVPGPCEPEDLIDGIIFAANYLGCTQVLSDKNPSKTVRMSQAHEAVSRIKSQDEESQMMTEVDLFISTKAVKVLNADTQETMMDSTLRTISYIADIGSIVVLMARRRLSQASTPEDFSEPPDSSSEGNSQCGMICYVFESEDAQLIAQSIGQAFSVAYREFLRANGINPTDLSQKQYSDIINSQEMYHDDLVHFSNSDNCKELCVEKHKGENLGVVIVESGWGSILPTVILAGMLNSGPAARSGKLSVGDQIMSINNTSLVGLPLATCQGIIKGLKNQLQVKLSIVSCPPVTTVLIKRPDLKFQLGFSVQNGIICSLMRGGIAERGGVRVGHRIIEINGQSVVAMAHEKIVQTLSVSVGEIKMKTMPAVMFRLLTGQETPSYI
- the apba2a gene encoding amyloid-beta A4 precursor protein-binding family A member 2 isoform X5; translated protein: MAHGNKPAAPISNLAAATPQLCAGSGPTKPSQEAHIALVREVSAQTSCTLKDDNNDQLTAANHSFFSGEDMEDTCSEYDNVGSDVEQDYDEVLHLNRGAVMDTRYYKQYCPEDGAYLKHAGGKIADDSGSATPHQSTERCDGSQSDTKPRKVGRPFTSRCTAIRREAAEGEEVGKGLENRFFFCDGDEIEEVLDGARFIEDLEEESLENNVPRQLGHYEDDDRIRKGCDERDRENDRGFTRNTKEDRQGKGRGRKTAGQDVGIKGCTTNKNDNRVKTSSKENKKAPMRTKAKSSSGKQHPPPRHSHGQTPINSQKTETPPVTRPSVLTNNQESEPSVIKPSPPLRHALEQETRPPEESQNQPQKLQQDEKKPSTAVMHVEVPEQPRRPPSPNVLPDEESGSPKTQESASFPSFEDVPGPCEPEDLIDGIIFAANYLGCTQVLSDKNPSKTVRMSQAHEAVSRIKSQDEESQMMTEVDLFISTKAVKVLNADTQETMMDSTLRTISYIADIGSIVVLMARRRLSQASTPEDFSEPPDSSSEGNSQCGMICYVFESEDAQLIAQSIGQAFSVAYREFLRANGINPTDLSQKQYSDIINSQEMYHDDLVHFSNSDNCKELCVEKHKGENLGVVIVESGWGSILPTVILAGMLNSGPAARSGKLSVGDQIMSINNTSLVGLPLATCQGIIKGLKNQLQVKLSIVSCPPVTTVLIKRPDLKFQLGFSVQNGIICSLMRGGIAERGGVRVGHRIIEINGQSVVAMAHEKIVQTLSVSVGEIKMKTMPAVMFRLLTGQETPSYI
- the apba2a gene encoding amyloid-beta A4 precursor protein-binding family A member 2 isoform X3; amino-acid sequence: MAHGNKPAAPISNLAAATPQLCAGSGPTKPSQEAHIALVREVSAQTSCTLKDDNNDQLTAANHSFFSGEDMEDTCSEYDNVGSDVEQDYDEVLHLNRGAVMDTRYYKQYCPEDGAYLKHAGGKIADDSGSATPHQSTERCDGSQSDTKPRKVGRPFTSRCTAIRREAAEGEEVGKGLENRFFFCDGDEIEEVLDGARFIEDLEEESLENNVPRQLGHYEDDDRIRKGCDERDRENDRGFTRNTKEDRQGKGRGRKTAGQDVGIKGCTTNKNDNRVKTSSKENKKAPMRTKAKSSSGKQHPPPRHSHGQTPINSQKTETPPVTRPSVLTNNQESEPSVIKPSPPLRHALEQETRPPEESQNQPQKLQQQDEKKPSTAVMHVEVPEQPRRPPSPNVLPDEESGSPKTQESASFPSFEDVPGPCEPEDLIDGIIFAANYLGCTQVLSDKNPSKTVRMSQAHEAVSRIKSQDEESQMMTEVDLFISTKAVKVLNADTQETMMDSTLRTISYIADIGSIVVLMARRRLSQASTPEDFSEPPDSSSEGNSQCGMICYVFESEDAQLIAQSIGQAFSVAYREFLRANGINPTDLSQKQYSDIINSQEMYHDDLVHFSNSDNCKELCVEKHKGENLGVVIVESGWGSILPTVILAGMLNSGPAARSGKLSVGDQIMSINNTSLVGLPLATCQGIIKGLKNQLQVKLSIVSCPPVTTVLIKRPDLKFQLGFSVQNGIICSLMRGGIAERGGVRVGHRIIEINGQSVVAMAHEKIVQTLSVSVGEIKMKTMPAVMFRLLTGQETPSYI